AGATTATGCATGTGGTTGCAACTCAATCAAACGGAGTTTATTTTCTCGATGGATATGGTGGCACAAGCAAGACCTTGGTCTAGAAAACTTTATCATCTGCTATACGCTCTAATGGCGGCATTGTTTTGATAGTGGCTTCAAGTAGGATTGCCTCAATCCTACTGCCTGGGGGTAGAACAACACATTCTAAGTTTGCTATACCAATGCCTGCAACACAAAATTCTACATGCAATATTCATCAGGGGAGTGACTTGGCTGAATTGTTGCAGATGACAAAACTCATAATTTGGGATGAAGCTCCAATGTGTCACAGGTACAGTATTGAGGCACTTGACAAAGGCTTAAAAGACATCATGCACAACGATAAACCTTTTGGAGGTAAGGTCATTGTTTTTTGTGGTGATTTCCGTCAAATACTACTTGTTGTGCCAAGAGGTAATCGCTCTGACATTGTCCACGCAACTCTAAATGCATCATACATTTGGGACCATTGTCAAATTCTTAAGCTGACAAAAAACATgcgattgcaattgaatttTGCTGTCCATACCAACTGTGATGACCTCAAACTATTTTTTGATTGGCTCCTAGACATAGGTGATAATAAACTTGGAGAACCTAACGATGGTTATGGCGAAATCACCATCCTAGATGAGTTTCTTATCAAGAACTTTCAAGATCCTATCCAGGAAATTGTTGAAGCAACATATCCAGACTTATTACATAACTATAGCAATGGAGATTTCTTGCAAAAAAGAGTTGTTCTAGCCTCTACGAAAGAAGTTGTTGACAAAATAAATGActtcaaccatacaccatgtgaggtagcctcaaaacaagaaacGAACTCAGCCTCTATAAATGTCCTATCTTTGATTCTTGGTGAGGAGAAAGAATATTGTAGTGTTGATAGTGTTGATAAATCTAATGAACTACTCAGTCATGCTTTCAGAGTACTAACACCTGAATTTCTAAACTCATTGAAAACATTAGGAATACCTAATCACAAGCTCAAAATCAAGGTTGGTACTCTCATCATACTACTACGAAATTTGGACCAGGCTAATAGGTTATGCAACGGAACTAGACTTATTATTACAAGGCTTGGTTCAAATGTGGTTGAAGCAGAGATTATTACTAGACCCAATATAGGTCATAGGACATACATACCAAGAATGAATTTGTCTTCTTTTGATTCTCCATGGCCATTCAAGCTAATTAGAAGACAGTTTTCATTCATGGTTTCATTTGCAATGATCATTAACAAATCTCACGGACAGTCGTTGACACATGTTGTATTGTATTTGCCAAACCCAATTTTTTCTCATGGCCAGCTATATGTTGCACTCTCACGAGTTCAAAGCAAAAAAAGACTCTATATTCTTATTCATGATAATCAAGGCACTCCCAAAAATACTATCATTAATGTAGTATACAAAAAAGTATTCACAAACTTATAAACATAGTATGCTTCTCAAATTCTTATTTCTACATATGCATTATCATTAATCAAATTCA
The nucleotide sequence above comes from Glycine soja cultivar W05 chromosome 11, ASM419377v2, whole genome shotgun sequence. Encoded proteins:
- the LOC114372949 gene encoding uncharacterized protein LOC114372949, whose protein sequence is MPATQNSTCNIHQGSDLAELLQMTKLIIWDEAPMCHRYSIEALDKGLKDIMHNDKPFGGKVIVFCGDFRQILLVVPRGNRSDIVHATLNASYIWDHCQILKLTKNMRLQLNFAVHTNCDDLKLFFDWLLDIGDNKLGEPNDGYGEITILDEFLIKNFQDPIQEIVEATYPDLLHNYSNGDFLQKRVVLASTKEVVDKINDFNHTPCEVASKQETNSASINVLSLILGEEKEYCSVDSVDKSNELLSHAFRVLTPEFLNSLKTLGIPNHKLKIKVGTLIILLRNLDQANRLCNGTRLIITRLGSNVVEAEIITRPNIGHRTYIPRMNLSSFDSPWPFKLIRRQFSFMVSFAMIINKSHGQSLTHVVLYLPNPIFSHGQLYVALSRVQSKKRLYILIHDNQGTPKNTIINVVYKKVFTNL